In Phycisphaerae bacterium, the genomic stretch CCCAGGCCTTGCCGCTGGCCTCGCCGAGGTCCTTGTTCTTCTCGTCCCGTCCCCAGTATTTACCTGCGTTGAGGTCTACTGCGCCCTTCTCCCCGAACACGGTGAGGATTTCGGCGTCGTACTTACCGGGCAGCAGCCAGAGGTGGGTGTAGGAGAAGAGGGTCCCGTCGGCCCACTGGAAGGTGGTCGAGGAGTGGGTCTCGGAGAAGGAGGGGTTCTTGTCCTTCTGGCTAGAGGCCATAGCGACGCACCGAACTGGGGCGATGTCCTTCATAGCCCAGGCCATGACGTCGGTGTGGTGGCTAGCCTGCTCGATGAATCGGCCGCCGTCGCAGTCCGAGGGGGCCTCCGATGGGTCGCTGGACCAATGCCAGCCGCCCTGCATGAAGGTGACCTTACCTAGGAGGCCGTTGTGGATTTCCTTCATGCACTTGAGGTAGGTTGGATGGCAGCGACGCTGGGTACCGATCTGGTAGAACTTGCCCTTCCCCTTCCAGGCCTTGCGTGCGGCGTGAGTGAGGGCGTCGCAAGCGGGCACGTCCTTGTCCATGGGTTTCTCGGCGAAGCAATGATAGCCGGCCTCGAGGACGGGGATGGCGACCTCGGCGTGCTTGCAGATCTGGGTGATGCACATGACGCCGTCGATCTTTTCTTTCTCGAACATCTTGCGGAAGTCGAGATAGCCGTTGGGGTTGTCGCGTTTCCAGAAAGCCTTGGCCTTTTCCATGCGTTCGGGGATCAGGTCGCAGACGCCGACGACCTTGGCGTCGGGCACGCTGTTCATCATATGGTGCATGAGTCCGCTGCTGCGGCCGCCGCACCCGATCCAGCCGAGCTGGACTTTCTCGTTGGCCGGGAACCCGCGGGCGACTCCGCCGGAGGACAGGGCCGTGATTGTGGCGGCGGCGGCGGAACTGCGAACGAACTGGCGACGTGTGAGCTTGAGAGCCATCGAAGATCTCCTTCTGACGAAAAGGCGAGGACGAGCCAAAACGGACTTCGTACAACGAACGGGCCTATCGTAACCGGGCGGGGCGAGGGCGACAAGCGGTCTGTGGCTTGACGGGCGAGCACCGTGCGGATCTCGTCACCCGTCTCGATGGCGCCGATCCTGAGCGGATTGCCGGTCGGCTTTGGGTTTCATCCAAGAGTTCAAAATATGCGGATCGTCAACTATCGGAAGAGGGGACGGTCACCCCCCGAGTGATTGACGAGAAAGGGGGTGCCCGCACATCAGCTGAACGGACCCAATGCAGAAGAGACTGATGAGCCAAAGGGACGGGTGGTCGCTCTCCCTGCCGGGGGCGGTCACCAGGAGGAGCGGCCGTTTGAAATCCGGGGTACTCCATTCACGGACGATCTGTCAGGGCCGCGACGAGGTAGGCGAGGCCGCAGAGTTCGCTGTCTGAGGGCTCGCCCTGGCCGGCTCGATGGCGAGCGTAAGCCAGGAGTCGGTCGCGGACCTGGGGGCTGTGGCGGGCGAGGCGGCCCCAAGTGAAGGGGGCGTAGGCATAGGTGTTGGTCTTGCCCTTGCCGCTCAAGGTGTCAGAGACGGTGGTTGGGGCGACCATCACCCGAGCCAGAAGAGTCCGGGCGACGCGATCGACGTCGGCTTTCTGGAAGACGATCTTGCGTTCGTAGCAGAGGGTGAGGAAGTCGGCGTTGATGGCCGCGTGGGAGACGTCCTCGAAGGCCGTGCCTGGGCCGTCCAACCCGGGCCAGTAGGCCCACTCGCAGGCCCCGTCGGCGCCGATCCGCAGACGGTTCTTCATGAAGCGGGCCAGCCGGGTTGCGCGTTCGGTGTACTGTTTTTCGCCGGTGAGCTGAGCCAGGCGGATCCAGACCCGGGCCGGGGCGTTCTGCTGGTTGAGGGGCAACGGCTTGTCGAGGAACAGGCCGAAGAGGTAGCTTTCGTCAGGCGCGGGACCTTCGCGGTACTCGTCGTCGTGGACGGCCACGCTTTCGGCGGCGACGCCGGCGAACCGGTCGGCGTCCCCGGCGAATTGTTCGTGCAGGCGGGCTTCGGCCCGCACGGTGACTGCGAAGTGGGCCATCGGCTCGGCGATCATGCCGGTGTGTACCGCCCACGCGTTCCGCCGGCCCTTGCTGTACCTGGTGGAACTCCAGGCCGGCACCACTCGCCTGCGCAGTTCGTCGGTCAGGTTGCGGTGATCGTCACGGGCGGCCACGACGTGATCGCCGAGGCGGGTGAACAGTCCTGCGTACTTGGGGTCGCCGGTGGCCTCGAGCATCTGG encodes the following:
- a CDS encoding Gfo/Idh/MocA family oxidoreductase, which codes for MALKLTRRQFVRSSAAAATITALSSGGVARGFPANEKVQLGWIGCGGRSSGLMHHMMNSVPDAKVVGVCDLIPERMEKAKAFWKRDNPNGYLDFRKMFEKEKIDGVMCITQICKHAEVAIPVLEAGYHCFAEKPMDKDVPACDALTHAARKAWKGKGKFYQIGTQRRCHPTYLKCMKEIHNGLLGKVTFMQGGWHWSSDPSEAPSDCDGGRFIEQASHHTDVMAWAMKDIAPVRCVAMASSQKDKNPSFSETHSSTTFQWADGTLFSYTHLWLLPGKYDAEILTVFGEKGAVDLNAGKYWGRDEKNKDLGEASGKAWDRGTPEELADFVLNIKTDAKRLPNANVETGRVCSLMCIMARMAMVNAKKNVYEPSVVTWKDLGSTTDL